The following are from one region of the Strix uralensis isolate ZFMK-TIS-50842 chromosome 4, bStrUra1, whole genome shotgun sequence genome:
- the NUMB gene encoding protein numb homolog isoform X1, whose amino-acid sequence MNKLRQSFRRKKDVYVPEASRPHQWQTDEEGVRTGKCSFPVKYLGHVEVDESRGMHICEDAVKRLKSLPTVIALDLSPLFLQERKFFKGFFGKSGKKAVKAVLWVSADGLRVVDEKTKDLIVDQTIEKVSFCAPDRNFDRAFSYICRDGTTRRWICHCFMAVKDTGERLSHAVGCAFAACLERKQKREKECGVTATFDASRTTFTREGSFRVTTATEQAEREEIMRQMPDAKAVETEVKTVAPSAAPNNTAPSSGSPTSPTAEVAASLDKEMSNPHAIPRRHAPIEQLARQGSFRGFPALSQKMSPFKRQLSLRINELPSTVQRKTDFPMKNSVPEVEGETDSISALCSQITSAFSTPSEDPFSSAPMTKPVTVVAPQSPAFQVNGTASAFCVLAAKPSQAAVLSTAMPVRETNPWAYAPAASTGAAAVVAGAEWSSTSSGAASPSLFQGNHRRTPSEADRWLEEVSKTVRAQQQPAPAPQPLLQPPPAASQPAAAFPVSTFIAPQPVPVGVVPPMQPAFLPAQPYAVANGMTYAAPSVPVVGITPSQMVANVFGTASHTPAAHPHQSPSLVKQQTFPQYESNSATTSPFFSPPAQHNGSAAFNGVDGGKWATEDKHSQPPAAAPQVDPFEAQWAALESKAKQRTNPSPTNPFSSDLQKTFEIEL is encoded by the exons CTACCTACAGTAATAGCGCTCGACTTGTCCCCCCTGTTCCTCCAGGAAAGGAAGTTCTTCAAAGGCTTCTTTGGAAAA tctGGGAAGAAAGCCGTTAAAGCAGTCCTGTGGGTTTCGGCGGATGGACTCAGAGTTGTAGATGAGAAAACAAAG GATCTTATAGTTGATCAGACAATAGAGAAGGTTTCTTTCTGCGCACCAGACAGGAACTTTGACCGGGCATTCTCATACATCTGTCGAGATGGCACAACGAGACGCTGGATATGCCACTGCTTTATGGCTGTAAAGGACACG GGGGAAAGGTTGAGTCATGCCGTGGGCTGTGCATTTGCAGCATGCCTGGAGCGAAAGCAGAAGCGAGAGAAGGAGTGTGGAGTGACTGCCACCTTTGATGCCAGCAGAACCACATTCACTAGAGAGGGGTCATTCAGGGTCACTACAGCTACTGAAcaagcagagagagaggaaattATGAGACAGATGCCGGATGCTAAAG CAGTtgaaacagaagtgaaaacagtAGCACCAAGTGCTGCACCAAACAATACTGCCCCCTCTTCTGGCTCACCAACCTCTCCTACTGCTGAAGTTGCTGCCTCTCTGGATAAAGAAATGAGCAATCCCCATGCTATTCCACGGAGGCATGCCCCTATAGAACAGCTTGCCAGGCAAGGGTCTTTCAGGGGCTTCCCTGCCCTTAGCCAAAAGATGTCTCCTTTTAAACGCCAGTTGTCTTTGCGAATAAATGAGCTGCCTTCAACAGTGCAAAGGAAGACCGATTTCCCCATGAAAAACTCAG tCCCCGAGGTAGAAGGGGAAACGGACAGCATTAGTGCTCTGTGCTCTCAGATCACCAGTGCTTTCAGCACACCATCAGAAGATCCTTTCTCTTCGGCCCCCATGACAAAACCAGTGACAGTAGTCGCACCACAGTCTCCTGCCTTTCAAG TTAATGGCACTGCCTCTGCCTTCTGTGTGCTTGCTGCTAAACCATCCCAGGCTGCTGTACTGTCCACAGCTATGCCAGTTCGTGAAACCAATCCTTGGGCTTATGCTCCTGCTGCTAGTACTGGAGCTGCAGCCGTGGTCGCTG GCGCTGAATGGAGCAGCACCTCCTCAGGTGCAGCCTCACCAAGTCTCTTCCAAGGAAATCACAGACGCACCCCCTCAGAGGCGGACCGCTGGTTGGAAGAGGTCTCAAAGACTGtcagagcccagcagcagccagccccagccccacagccgcTGCTCCAGCCTCCTCCAGCCGCTTCCCAGCCCGCAGCAGCCTTCCCTGTCAGCACCTTCATTGCGCCGCAGCCTGTGCCGGTGGGTGTGGTGCCACCCATGCAGCCAGCATTTCTGCCGGCTCAGCCCTATGCTGTAGCAAACGGGATGACCTATGCAGCCCCGAGCGTACCTGTGGTTGGAATCACGCCTTCCCAGATGGTAGCCAACGTCTTTGGTACTGCAAGCCACACTCCAGCAGCCCATCCCCATCAGTCACCCAGTCTTGTCAAACAGCAGACGTTCCCTCAGTATGAAAGCAACAGCGCTACGACCAGCCCCTTCTTCAGCCCGCCTGCGCAGCACAACGGCTCTGCGGCTTTCAATGGGGTCGATGGTGGCAAATGGGCTACAGAGGACAAGCACTCGCAGCCTCCCGCAGCTGCTCCGCAGGTAGACCCATTTGAAGCACAGTGGGCAGCACTAGAGAGCAAGGCAAAGCAGCGCACTAATCCCTCTCCAACTAACCCCTTCTCAAGTGATTTACAGAAGACATTTGAGATCGAACTTTAA
- the NUMB gene encoding protein numb homolog isoform X2: MNKLRQSFRRKKDVYVPEASRPHQWQTDEEGVRTGKCSFPVKYLGHVEVDESRGMHICEDAVKRLKSLPTVIALDLSPLFLQERKFFKGFFGKSGKKAVKAVLWVSADGLRVVDEKTKDLIVDQTIEKVSFCAPDRNFDRAFSYICRDGTTRRWICHCFMAVKDTGERLSHAVGCAFAACLERKQKREKECGVTATFDASRTTFTREGSFRVTTATEQAEREEIMRQMPDAKVETEVKTVAPSAAPNNTAPSSGSPTSPTAEVAASLDKEMSNPHAIPRRHAPIEQLARQGSFRGFPALSQKMSPFKRQLSLRINELPSTVQRKTDFPMKNSVPEVEGETDSISALCSQITSAFSTPSEDPFSSAPMTKPVTVVAPQSPAFQVNGTASAFCVLAAKPSQAAVLSTAMPVRETNPWAYAPAASTGAAAVVAGAEWSSTSSGAASPSLFQGNHRRTPSEADRWLEEVSKTVRAQQQPAPAPQPLLQPPPAASQPAAAFPVSTFIAPQPVPVGVVPPMQPAFLPAQPYAVANGMTYAAPSVPVVGITPSQMVANVFGTASHTPAAHPHQSPSLVKQQTFPQYESNSATTSPFFSPPAQHNGSAAFNGVDGGKWATEDKHSQPPAAAPQVDPFEAQWAALESKAKQRTNPSPTNPFSSDLQKTFEIEL; the protein is encoded by the exons CTACCTACAGTAATAGCGCTCGACTTGTCCCCCCTGTTCCTCCAGGAAAGGAAGTTCTTCAAAGGCTTCTTTGGAAAA tctGGGAAGAAAGCCGTTAAAGCAGTCCTGTGGGTTTCGGCGGATGGACTCAGAGTTGTAGATGAGAAAACAAAG GATCTTATAGTTGATCAGACAATAGAGAAGGTTTCTTTCTGCGCACCAGACAGGAACTTTGACCGGGCATTCTCATACATCTGTCGAGATGGCACAACGAGACGCTGGATATGCCACTGCTTTATGGCTGTAAAGGACACG GGGGAAAGGTTGAGTCATGCCGTGGGCTGTGCATTTGCAGCATGCCTGGAGCGAAAGCAGAAGCGAGAGAAGGAGTGTGGAGTGACTGCCACCTTTGATGCCAGCAGAACCACATTCACTAGAGAGGGGTCATTCAGGGTCACTACAGCTACTGAAcaagcagagagagaggaaattATGAGACAGATGCCGGATGCTAAAG TtgaaacagaagtgaaaacagtAGCACCAAGTGCTGCACCAAACAATACTGCCCCCTCTTCTGGCTCACCAACCTCTCCTACTGCTGAAGTTGCTGCCTCTCTGGATAAAGAAATGAGCAATCCCCATGCTATTCCACGGAGGCATGCCCCTATAGAACAGCTTGCCAGGCAAGGGTCTTTCAGGGGCTTCCCTGCCCTTAGCCAAAAGATGTCTCCTTTTAAACGCCAGTTGTCTTTGCGAATAAATGAGCTGCCTTCAACAGTGCAAAGGAAGACCGATTTCCCCATGAAAAACTCAG tCCCCGAGGTAGAAGGGGAAACGGACAGCATTAGTGCTCTGTGCTCTCAGATCACCAGTGCTTTCAGCACACCATCAGAAGATCCTTTCTCTTCGGCCCCCATGACAAAACCAGTGACAGTAGTCGCACCACAGTCTCCTGCCTTTCAAG TTAATGGCACTGCCTCTGCCTTCTGTGTGCTTGCTGCTAAACCATCCCAGGCTGCTGTACTGTCCACAGCTATGCCAGTTCGTGAAACCAATCCTTGGGCTTATGCTCCTGCTGCTAGTACTGGAGCTGCAGCCGTGGTCGCTG GCGCTGAATGGAGCAGCACCTCCTCAGGTGCAGCCTCACCAAGTCTCTTCCAAGGAAATCACAGACGCACCCCCTCAGAGGCGGACCGCTGGTTGGAAGAGGTCTCAAAGACTGtcagagcccagcagcagccagccccagccccacagccgcTGCTCCAGCCTCCTCCAGCCGCTTCCCAGCCCGCAGCAGCCTTCCCTGTCAGCACCTTCATTGCGCCGCAGCCTGTGCCGGTGGGTGTGGTGCCACCCATGCAGCCAGCATTTCTGCCGGCTCAGCCCTATGCTGTAGCAAACGGGATGACCTATGCAGCCCCGAGCGTACCTGTGGTTGGAATCACGCCTTCCCAGATGGTAGCCAACGTCTTTGGTACTGCAAGCCACACTCCAGCAGCCCATCCCCATCAGTCACCCAGTCTTGTCAAACAGCAGACGTTCCCTCAGTATGAAAGCAACAGCGCTACGACCAGCCCCTTCTTCAGCCCGCCTGCGCAGCACAACGGCTCTGCGGCTTTCAATGGGGTCGATGGTGGCAAATGGGCTACAGAGGACAAGCACTCGCAGCCTCCCGCAGCTGCTCCGCAGGTAGACCCATTTGAAGCACAGTGGGCAGCACTAGAGAGCAAGGCAAAGCAGCGCACTAATCCCTCTCCAACTAACCCCTTCTCAAGTGATTTACAGAAGACATTTGAGATCGAACTTTAA